One window of the Triticum dicoccoides isolate Atlit2015 ecotype Zavitan chromosome 3B, WEW_v2.0, whole genome shotgun sequence genome contains the following:
- the LOC119280716 gene encoding E3 ubiquitin-protein ligase sina-like — MQVAAGCEGSPAATEGADQQSSKKPRLAAEPLLLHAPVKQEMAVLQTAGDGAAVVAVDHGSRMEIAVKMDVTLLHCPLCITPLKPPVLQCNGGHVACGGCLAEPCAECGGAFDVRSKVMDAVVSSTTAECDHDGCGRYVTYHELTSHRGECPHAPCDCAVPGCGFVGPAPALLGHLTALHSMPVYNFQYGKVLTLQVPASLEPRGLLVGDEDDRAFLMVGGALGYGAAVSAVCVRAEAMLWPRYTLKVWASGPAPAPNRKADSVMAEIEVTSSTAPGAVAVEELAYLAVPPKLLVGAGASRRMSLKIRIDKFTS, encoded by the exons ATGCAGGTTGCGGCCGGCTGCGAGGGCTCACCGGCGGCGACGGAGGGGGCTGACCAGCAGAGCTCCAAGAAGCCGCGGCTGGCCGCCGAGCCACTCCTCCTCCATGCACCGGTGAAGCAAGAGATGGCCGTGCTCCAAACGGCCGGAGACGGGGCCGCGGTCGTGGCGGTGGACCACGGCTCCAGGATGGAGATCGCCGTGAAGATGGACGTGACCCTGCTCCATTGCCCCCTGTGCATCACCCCCTTGAAGCCCCCCGTCCTCCAG TGCAATGGCGGGCATGTGGCCTGCGGCGGATGCCTCGCGGAGCCCTGCGCGGAGTGCGGCGGCGCCTTCGACGTCCGCAGCAAGGTGATGGACGCCGTCGTCTCCTCGACCACGGCCGAGTGCGACCACGACGGCTGCGGGCGCTACGTCACCTACCACGAGCTCACAAGTCACCGCGGCGAGTGCCCGCACGCGCCCTGCGACTGCGCGGTCCCCGGCTGCGGCTTCGTCGGCCCGGCGCCGGCGCTCCTCGGCCACCTGACCGCCCTCCACTCGATGCCGGTCTACaacttccagtacggcaaggtccTCACGCTCCAGGTGCCGGCGTCGCTGGAGCCGCGGGGCCTGCTGGTCGGGGACGAGGACGACCGCGCGTTCCTCATGGTCGGCGGCGCGCTCGGCTACGGCGCGGCCGTGTCGGCGGTGTGCGTCAGGGCGGAGGCGATGCTGTGGCCGCGGTACACGCTCAAGGTGTGGGCGAgcgggccggcgccggcgccgaaccGCAAGGCCGACTCCGTCATGGCAGAGATCGAGGTGACGAGCAGCACGGCGCCCGGCGCCGTCGCCGTCGAGGAGCT